Below is a genomic region from Phycobacter azelaicus.
GGGTTCGTCAGCAGGGTCAACGAGATCCAGTGCCGCCAGATCCCAGCCCTTGGCCAGTTGCTCGGGATTGGCGAGGCCTGCGTAGGGGTCTTCCGGTGCTTCACGAGCCATCGCGACAGCGCGTTCGGCCATGGCCGCGATGGTTTCGGGGCGGCTGTCCGAGGAGGAGACCTGCGCCTGCCGTTGTCCAATGAAAACCCGCAAGCCCAGATCCGTGCCTTCCGAGCGTTCGGCATGTTCCAGCTTACCCTCGCGCACCTCAATGCTGAGCGAGGAGCCATCTGCGGCCATTGCATCGGCGGCATCGGCGCCAGCCTTGCGCGCGGCATCGATCAGGGCATGGCAGAGGGTTTCGGGAGATTGGGTCATGCGCAAAGGGCCATCTTGTTATTCTGAGTTGCCATAGAGCTAGCCAGAGTGACCCCCTGCCGCAAGGGCAGAGGGCAGAATGATCCACAAATGCCAATAAAAAGGGACCGCTCAGGGGCGGTCCCAAACATGCATCCTCGCGAGAGATTGGTTACTTCAGGCGCTGACCGTTGGCCAGGATCTTGCCATCCTCAGTGATCTCGATCTTGGAGTTCAGCGTATCCTCGCCTTCACCCGGAACCGCCAGCATGCCCATCATCATGCGCGCGCCCATTGCATCTTCATCGCTCATCAGGCCCATCTCGATCAGCTTGTCGATCAGCGTATTTGCGCCGCTAAGGGACAGGTTTGCTTCACCTGATGGTGCAGGCATGCCGTCAAAGCTGACCAGATCTTCGTTGTTGAAGGTGAAATCGCCGGTGCCGGTCAGCTTGGCGCCTGCGGCGGAGACCAGCAGTTGCTCGATTGTGACCGCGTTCAGCTCACCCGGTGCGATGTCGCCGTCCTCGACCTGCTCCATGGCTTCGGGATCGAAGATGTCAAACAGGACCTTGCCCTTGCCTGTGAGGCTCAACACCACGCTTGCCGGATCATGTGGCAGTGTGCCTGCTGGGTCGATCATGCCCCACAGCATTTCCGGCACGGCAAAGTCACGCAGGGAAATGCCGAGGGCAAAGTCCTGCTCTTCCTCGGACTGGGCCAGTGGCATGGTGATGTTGAAGCCCGCCTCGGCCATGCTCAGTGCGATCGGGAAAGGGATATCAGAGCCGGTGACGTTAAAGTCCATATCCTTCTGGCTGACGTCATAGGAAAGCTTGCTTGCATCCATCACCATGCCGATGTCGCCACCGCCAGAGGTGCTGTTGAAGGCAAAGTTATCGCTGCCATCCTGGATCGAAATCGCGGAGTTGCCGCTTGCATAAGAGAAGGAGGCGTCAACACCAAAACCAGAGGCCAGAAGCGCGGCCATGTCACTTGCCTTGTCAAGCTCGGTGGGCACGGTGCTGTTGCCGAGGGTTTCCACCCCAAGCATCGTTCCAACCGCTGAAACGTGATCATCACCACCCGGCTCCCGGACGTCGATGTTGTAGGTGAAAGAGGACGCGGTCCAGCTCTGCATGTAACTGCGTGCATCGGTCACAGACAAGGTTGTCTTTGCGACAAAATCAGAAAGACTTGCGCTGGCTTTGACGGCCCCGGCCGGAATGTCCTCGCCGGTTGCCTCGATGCTGTCCAGCGTCACAGTCATCTGGCTGGTGGCATAGTCATAGGTCATGGCCGTTGGATCGCCGGAAACTGTCATCGGCGTGCCATCGTGGGCGACGGTCACGGAAACCGTGAATTTCTCGTCATCCTCGCTCGCGCGGACGGTCATCGGGAATTCTGCTGGCAGCAGAATGCTTACGGTTCCGTCGCCGTTCTCGGTGAACTTTATCTCCGGCATGCTGATCGCCGCCGTCACGTCTTCCTCATCGGGGATCGGCATCATCATGGACAGGTCCGAAACGGTGAGGGTGCCGCCGGACTGGCTTTCGGTGGCGGTGATTTCATAGCCCGTGCCTGTCATGTAGGACTTCCAGTCCGACCAGACGTCCTGGGCGCTCAAATCGGCCAGCGCTCCCTGCGCCGAGAAAGCAAGCATGGCAGTGGCGCCAAAGCTGCGCACAAAGAAAATGGACATTGGATGAAACCTCTCATAGCCGGCATTTTCAACCATCGTCCGATGGTGCGTCCCTGCCGTCAAGGGGGCCTGGGGCTGGACCGTTCCCCCTAGGCGGTTTACCACATACACAGGATTGGAACCGCCGCAGGGGTGGCCGAAGGATTTGGGAGCGAAATCATGGATATGAAGGGCAAGACCGTTGTCATCACCGGGGCCAGCCGTGGCATCGGGGCAGATGCGGCGCGGGTTTTCGCGGCGGCGGGGGCAAGCGTTGTCCTCTTGGCGCGCAGCGCTGCGGCGTTGGAGGATTTGGTAGCAGAGATCGGCGACAAGGCGCTGGCCTGTGCCTGCGACGTGGCTGATCCCGAAGCTGTTTCAGCGGCACTGAAGAAGGCGCATGATCAATTTGGCAGCCTTGATGTGCTTATCAACAATGCAGGCGTGATCGACCCAATCGTTCGCTTGGAGGAAGCGGATCCGGCGGCCTGGGGCAAGCTGATCGACATCAACATCAAGGGTGTCTTCTATGGCATCCGCGCGGCCCTGCCGCTGATGAAACCGGCCGGTGGCGGCACAATCATCACCGTGAGTTCCGGTGCCGCGCATAATCCGCTAGAGGCCTGGAGCGCCTATTGCACCTCCAAGGCAGGCGCGGCGATGCTGACCCGTGCGCTTCACCTTGAGGAAGGCGAGAATGGCATCCGTGCCATGGGTCTGTCTCCCGGAACCGTCGCCACCCAGATGCAGCGTGAGATCAAGGCCAGCGGAATAAACCCGGTGAGCGAGCTCAACTGGAAAGACCACATTCCCGCCGAATGGCCGGCGCGGACGCTGCTTTGGATGTGCAGCGGCGACGCAGATGAATATGTTGGACAGGAGATCGCCCTGCGCGATGAGTCAATTCGCCGCCGGGTTGGGCTGATATGATTGATCTGGCTATTTCAGACGACGGCCTTTGGACGGTCACGATCAACCGCCCGGAGAAGGCCAACTCCCTGACGGGGGAGATGCTGACGGAGCTAGCCGAGATTGCCGAGCGTGCGGGCGACGCCCGTGGGTTTATTCTGACAGGCACTGGAAAGGTCTTCAGCGCTGGTGCTGACCTGGATGAAGCACGGGCCGGTCTTGCAACCTCGCCGCTGTGGGAGCGGCTGTCGGCTGCCATCGCCGCGCTGCCCTGCCTGAAGATCGCTGCCCTGAACGGCACGTTGGCAGGGGGTGCCAACGGCATGGTTCTTGCCTGTGACATCCGTGTTGCGGTGCCTTCGGCGAAGTTCTTTTACCCGGTAATGAAGCTGGGCTACCTGCCGCAGCCTTCGGACCCGGCGCGCATGGTGGCGCTGATCGGTCCTGCCCGCACCAAGATGATCCTGGCCGGTGGGCAAAAGATCGAGGCCGAAGAGGCCTGCGCCTGGGGGCTGGTGGACCGGATCGTTGAGGCTGATGATCTGATGGAGAGTGCCCGAGCTTTGCTGAGTGATGCGCTGGCCGCCCAGCCCGAAACAGCCCAGGGCATTCTGCAGATGTGCCGCTAGGAGGAAGGCGGCTCCCGCCCGTCCTTGGGGCATTTGCATGCCCCGCGTCCCGTTGGGCGTAGCGCCGCGCTGATGCGCGGCGTTTCCTTTTGCTGAGAGGCCCTCTGAAGGCAGGATCTGCCTCTGAGGGCCATATCAAGCGTATTGGCTCCGCCATCGCTTCAAGGCCCTTTGGCCCTGCTGCGCAGGGTGGCCTTTGGCCAGCCTTGACCCGCTGCCGGTGCCACGGCGCGCCTTAGCGTTTGCGCCGCTTGCCGGGGACGCGGGAGGAAAAGCCGGGCGGGCGTTTCTGGATCCAGGTGATGAAACGGGCAAGACGGGGATGGCTGTGCAGCGCTTCGACGGTGGAATAGTCGCGGGCGAGTTCGGCCTCGGTCAGGGCTGCGTGGATTTCGCGGTGGCAGATGTGGTGGAGCAATACGGTCGGCCCGCCCTTGCCGCCTTTGAGTTTCGGGACGAGGTGGTGCAGGCTTTGCGGGACATCCGCAGGTATGGGGCGTTGGCAGAGGGGGCAGATCGGATCTAACATCTTGGCCTCTCGTCTTTGCGGCTTGGGTGCAATAGATGCGGCGGAAACAGGCGTAGGCAAGGGGTGACATGGGCGATCAGGTGGAACAGTGGGATGCGGTGGTGATCGGCGCCGGACCAGCGGGCTTGATGGCGGCCGAGGAGCTGGCGCGCGCCGGGTATGCCGTGCTGGTGGCGGAGGCAAAGCCTTCTGTTGCGCGCAAATTCCTGATGGCGGGAAAGTCGGGCCTGAACCTGACCAAGGATGAGCCTTTCGAGGATCTGATCGGTCACTACGGCGCTGCGCGGGGCTGGCTGGCGCCGATGGTGCGGGCGTTTGATGCGGGTGCCGTGCAGGACTGGGCGCGCGGGCTGGGGCGCGATCTGTTCACTGGCTCCAGCGGGCGGGTGTTCCCGAAGGAAATGAAGGCCTCCCCCTTGTTGCGGGCCTGGCTTGCGCGGCTTGAGGAACTGGGCGTTATGCGGCGGACGCGTTGGCGCTGGACCGGCTGGGAGGGTGAAGACCTGACCTTTGACACCCCTGAGGGACCGGCGGCGATCCGCGCCAAGGTGACCGTCCTGGCGCTGGGCGGTGCAAGCTGGGCGCGGCTCGGCTCGGATGGGGCCTGGGCGCCGTTGCTGGCGGAGCGGGGCGTGCAACTGGCGGCCTTCAAACCGGCCAATGCCGGGCTGGTGGTGGCGTGGTCGGATCACATTGAAACGCATTTCGGCGCGCCCCTGAAAGGCATCGCGCTGCGGGCCGGGGCGCTGTCTTCGCGCGGGGAGGCGGTGATCTCTGCTCGCGGTCTTGAAGGGGGCGGAATCTACGCCATTTGTGCAGAGGTGCGGGAGGGGGTGGATCTGACCCTGGACCTGCTGCCGGATCTGACAGTTGAAGAGGTCACGCGCCGGTTGCAGCGTCCACGCGGCAAGGCGAGCCTGTCGAACCATCTACGCAAGGTGCTGAAACTGCCGCCCGTGCAGATCGCCATTTTGCAGGAATTCGCCCGGCCCCTGCCGCGGGACCCGGAAGAACTTGCGGCGCTGATCAAAGCGCTGCCTGTACGCCACCAGGGGCTGCGACCGATGGACGAGGCAATCTCGACCGCTGGCGGCGTCTGCCACGAGGCCTTGGATGAGGCGTTGATGCTGAAAGCTGTCCCCGGCACGTTTTGCGCCGGGGAGATGCTGGATTGGGAGGCGCCTACCGGGGGCTACCTGCTGACTGCCTGCCTTGCCACCGGGCGCTGGGCCGGGCGGGGCGCGGTCGATTACTTGGCCAACGCCGCGGTGCGCTGAAAGGCCTCGCGGCTGCGCACCGTCTTGGAATAGTCCAGCAGGATGCGGCTTTCGACTGGGAACTTGGCGCCATAGGCCCAGTTCAGGCAGTGCACGCAGATGATATCGGCAACGGTGAAGTCTTCGCCCATCAGGTAGGGGCCGGTCAGGCGCTTCTCCAGCCGGGCGATGTTGCGCTCGAACTCCCAGCGCAGGCTGTCCTTGATTTCGGGCACACGCTGCTCTTCGGGCAGGGCAAAGCTGTGGCGGGCGGCGGTCCACAAGACCGCGTCGATCTCATCCAGGATCTGGTGCATCACGGCGTCCTGTTTGGCGCGGGCCATGGTCCCTGCGGGGGCGGTGAGCGCGCCGTGCTTGTCGGCCAGATAGGTGATGATGGCGGTGGAATCGGTGATCACCTCGCCATCTTCGACCAGGGCCGGAACCTTGCCCGAGGGGTTCACGGCGACGATATCCGGGCTGTGCGGGGCGGCGGTGTTCAGCTCGTAAGGCTGACCCAGTTCCTCAAGCGTCCAGATCACGCGGAAGGCGCGGGTCATCGGTTTGCCGATCACGGTGTACATGTGTCTCTCTCCCAAATGTGTTGGTCGCATCAGATGCGCGCGGATGTCGTAGCGTCAAGGCATAAGAATTGGGACGTTACGGCCTAGCGTGACCGGCCCAGCATGGCGAGGCGGATCAGGGCGCGCTCCATCAGGGCCAGCGCGGGTGCGGTCTGCCCGGCAGAGCGCAGCTGCAGGTCTGTATCGGTCAGAATGGTCAGCGCGGTCTGGAGTTTTGCCGCGCCCCAGCCCTGTGCCTGCCGCAGCACCCGGTCTCGGCGTTTGCCATAAAGCGGCGGGCGCAACCGGCCGATGCCCTGCGCAGGACCGCCCGGATCGGCGGCCACGGTGTAAAGCGTGCGGAAATGGCGGGTTGCCCCGATACAGAGCGTCACCGCATTGGTGCCTTGCGCCTGCAGCCTCCGCAATAGCGGGCCGATCTCGGCGCTACGGCCCTCGGCCACCACGTTCAGGACATCGTCCAGCGCGGCCTCGGTGGATTGCGGGGCAACGGCATCGATATCTTCCAGCGTGAGGGGGCTGGTGTCGTCATATTTATAAAGCGCGAGCTTTTCGATCATGCGGGAGAAATCACCTGGCCCGATGTCATTGGCGATGTCCGTGAGGGCCGACATGCTGTCGCCGGGCACATCTCGGATCTGCGCCTCGGACAGGATTCGTTCGATTTCGGCGCGCGAGGGCGGATCGTCGTAAATGCCGGCGGCATAGGCGTTGCGGTGGCCTTCGAACCCTTTGCGCAGTTTGGATGTGGCCTTGAGCTGACCGGCGGTGACGATGATCTGGGCATCGCCCGGCTGCCAGTCCTCCAGCGTGGTCAGAATCGCGGGGGCCGCCGCATCTGTAGCGTCCTCG
It encodes:
- a CDS encoding DUF2125 domain-containing protein, which produces MSIFFVRSFGATAMLAFSAQGALADLSAQDVWSDWKSYMTGTGYEITATESQSGGTLTVSDLSMMMPIPDEEDVTAAISMPEIKFTENGDGTVSILLPAEFPMTVRASEDDEKFTVSVTVAHDGTPMTVSGDPTAMTYDYATSQMTVTLDSIEATGEDIPAGAVKASASLSDFVAKTTLSVTDARSYMQSWTASSFTYNIDVREPGGDDHVSAVGTMLGVETLGNSTVPTELDKASDMAALLASGFGVDASFSYASGNSAISIQDGSDNFAFNSTSGGGDIGMVMDASKLSYDVSQKDMDFNVTGSDIPFPIALSMAEAGFNITMPLAQSEEEQDFALGISLRDFAVPEMLWGMIDPAGTLPHDPASVVLSLTGKGKVLFDIFDPEAMEQVEDGDIAPGELNAVTIEQLLVSAAGAKLTGTGDFTFNNEDLVSFDGMPAPSGEANLSLSGANTLIDKLIEMGLMSDEDAMGARMMMGMLAVPGEGEDTLNSKIEITEDGKILANGQRLK
- a CDS encoding SDR family oxidoreductase, which produces MDMKGKTVVITGASRGIGADAARVFAAAGASVVLLARSAAALEDLVAEIGDKALACACDVADPEAVSAALKKAHDQFGSLDVLINNAGVIDPIVRLEEADPAAWGKLIDINIKGVFYGIRAALPLMKPAGGGTIITVSSGAAHNPLEAWSAYCTSKAGAAMLTRALHLEEGENGIRAMGLSPGTVATQMQREIKASGINPVSELNWKDHIPAEWPARTLLWMCSGDADEYVGQEIALRDESIRRRVGLI
- a CDS encoding enoyl-CoA hydratase/isomerase family protein yields the protein MIDLAISDDGLWTVTINRPEKANSLTGEMLTELAEIAERAGDARGFILTGTGKVFSAGADLDEARAGLATSPLWERLSAAIAALPCLKIAALNGTLAGGANGMVLACDIRVAVPSAKFFYPVMKLGYLPQPSDPARMVALIGPARTKMILAGGQKIEAEEACAWGLVDRIVEADDLMESARALLSDALAAQPETAQGILQMCR
- a CDS encoding HNH endonuclease — translated: MLDPICPLCQRPIPADVPQSLHHLVPKLKGGKGGPTVLLHHICHREIHAALTEAELARDYSTVEALHSHPRLARFITWIQKRPPGFSSRVPGKRRKR
- a CDS encoding TIGR03862 family flavoprotein, which codes for MGDQVEQWDAVVIGAGPAGLMAAEELARAGYAVLVAEAKPSVARKFLMAGKSGLNLTKDEPFEDLIGHYGAARGWLAPMVRAFDAGAVQDWARGLGRDLFTGSSGRVFPKEMKASPLLRAWLARLEELGVMRRTRWRWTGWEGEDLTFDTPEGPAAIRAKVTVLALGGASWARLGSDGAWAPLLAERGVQLAAFKPANAGLVVAWSDHIETHFGAPLKGIALRAGALSSRGEAVISARGLEGGGIYAICAEVREGVDLTLDLLPDLTVEEVTRRLQRPRGKASLSNHLRKVLKLPPVQIAILQEFARPLPRDPEELAALIKALPVRHQGLRPMDEAISTAGGVCHEALDEALMLKAVPGTFCAGEMLDWEAPTGGYLLTACLATGRWAGRGAVDYLANAAVR
- a CDS encoding glutathione S-transferase family protein is translated as MYTVIGKPMTRAFRVIWTLEELGQPYELNTAAPHSPDIVAVNPSGKVPALVEDGEVITDSTAIITYLADKHGALTAPAGTMARAKQDAVMHQILDEIDAVLWTAARHSFALPEEQRVPEIKDSLRWEFERNIARLEKRLTGPYLMGEDFTVADIICVHCLNWAYGAKFPVESRILLDYSKTVRSREAFQRTAALAK
- the holA gene encoding DNA polymerase III subunit delta, encoding MKLSPREAEGYFAKPAPDKTGLLIYGADSMRVALKRQQVLAALLGPGAEEEMRLSRMPGSDLRKDPAQLLDAVKAVGFFPGARAVFVEDATDAAAPAILTTLEDWQPGDAQIIVTAGQLKATSKLRKGFEGHRNAYAAGIYDDPPSRAEIERILSEAQIRDVPGDSMSALTDIANDIGPGDFSRMIEKLALYKYDDTSPLTLEDIDAVAPQSTEAALDDVLNVVAEGRSAEIGPLLRRLQAQGTNAVTLCIGATRHFRTLYTVAADPGGPAQGIGRLRPPLYGKRRDRVLRQAQGWGAAKLQTALTILTDTDLQLRSAGQTAPALALMERALIRLAMLGRSR